The DNA segment GGAGAACGCCCTGAGCGTGAGAAACCTCGACATATGATAACCATCGGCATAACGGGGATCATCGGCAGCGGCAAGACGACAGCCTGTGCGGCCCTCAAGGCCCGAGGCATGCCCGTCATAGACCTCGATGCCCTGGCGAAGAGAATGCTCACCCTCGCGGAGGTCCACGAGGAGATACAGCGGGAGTTCGGCAACGGCCTTGTCGTCGACGGGGAGATAGTGGTCGAGAGACTGAGGGACATCGTCTTTGCCGATAAGGAAAAGTTGAGGAGACTCGAGAGGATCACCCACCCGCGGGTGAGGGCCGAGCTCTGGCGGCAGGTCGACGAGCTTGGCCGGGCGGGCGAAAGGGCGGTCGTCGTCGACGGGCCCCTTCTTTTCGAAACGGGTCTTTACAGGGAGCTCGACAGAACCGTCGTCGTCAGCGCCGACATGGACGTCGTGCGGGAAAGGTTAAAAGTACGGGGCATGGCCCCCGACGACATAGAGAAGCGGATACTGAACCAGATACCGCTCAAGAAAAAGGAAGAGGCGGCAGACTATGTGCTATTCAACAATGGAACGAGAGAGGACCTCGAGAGGAACATCGAGGCCCTTCTGGAAAGGATCAATGAATGGGAGGTAAGAACTCGATGCACCTTAACGACCTAAAAAGCAAGAAAATCGGCGAATTAACACAGATCGCGCGGGACCTCAACATCGAGAACGCCTCGGGGCTGAGAAAACAGGAGCTCATCTTCTCCATCCTGCAGGCATACGTCGACAAGAACGAGAACGTGTACGGAGAAGGGGTCCTCGAGATACTCTCCGAGGGGTTCGGGTTCCTGCGGTCCACGGACTCCAATTATCTTCCCGGCCCCGACGACATTTACGTTTCCCCCTCGCAGATAAAGAAGTTCGGCTTGAGAACGGGGGACACGACGTCGGGCCAGATACGGCCGCCAAAGGACAACGAGAAGTATTTTGCCCTCCTCAAGGTGGAGTCGATAAACTTCGACGACCCCAGTGTGGTGCGCGACAAGATCATCTTCGACAACCTTACGCCCATCTACCCTAACGAGAGGGCGAAGCTCGAAACGGTGCACGACAGCCTCTCGACGAGGGTCATGGATCTCTTCACACCCATAGG comes from the Syntrophorhabdus sp. genome and includes:
- a CDS encoding dephospho-CoA kinase gives rise to the protein MITIGITGIIGSGKTTACAALKARGMPVIDLDALAKRMLTLAEVHEEIQREFGNGLVVDGEIVVERLRDIVFADKEKLRRLERITHPRVRAELWRQVDELGRAGERAVVVDGPLLFETGLYRELDRTVVVSADMDVVRERLKVRGMAPDDIEKRILNQIPLKKKEEAADYVLFNNGTREDLERNIEALLERINEWEVRTRCTLTT